A window of Komagataella phaffii GS115 chromosome 1, complete sequence contains these coding sequences:
- a CDS encoding Essential nucleolar protein required for 40S ribosome biogenesis: protein MARKSAAKKAKLAAQKSGNQKSVTETSLDSKDGQQGGVDISKKQHDDSEDQEESEEDNSSESSSDLEDEVGDLITDEVEQGINKVLSAIKSNDKSLFDPNVRFFEDPEKAVEKLDLKKEYKPLYLKDYHRKNLLGEAQEFEDGEKPYVIEQRDERDKLLNEIKKEVEFSGRQENEDSDEDEDDDFLKRKENERTVEAADDLPDPSENQEEFLDKFISNQAWIPKEADKEIDMEEDDEEFDEAVEQFEQAYNFRYEDPHAAEIVTYARDQATLRRGQTNSRKKQREIKKQQKLEEKQNKEKALQQKKLKKINLVTDRLMKIKREVGEGVSEDLIKKVFGEDLMNDDFNDADWDQKMSQIFDHAYYQAEVTKPTWDDDDEIMGESYNNDEEHSDEGSDSEEEEDNINADELESVKLKEKGFSSDKAKTNIKSKNEKQSIKETAEKIVTQNSSKLLDELDEERGRTATSSDTIKFTYREVSPESFGLSNRDILIADDSQLNQFIGIKKLAPYREKDQRDRDKRKYGRQKRLGEWREKVFKDFVVKEDGDGLRFRKKRKHK, encoded by the coding sequence ATGGCTAGAAAATCTGCTGCTAAAAAGGCGAAGTTGGCCGCACAGAAAAGTGGAAACCAGAAATCAGTAACTGAAACTTCActtgattccaaagatggTCAACAGGGTGGGGTGGACATATCAAAAAAGCAGCATGATGACAGTGAGGATCAAGAAGAGTCTGAGGAAGATAACTCTTCAGAGTCGTCCTCTGATctggaagatgaagttgGTGATCTAATCACTGATGAAGTAGAGCAAGGAATCAACAAGGTTTTAAGTGCCATCAAATCTAATGACAAATCCTTGTTTGATCCCAATGTGAGATTTTTTGAGGATCCTGAAAAGGCTGTCGAAAAATTAGATCTCAAGAAAGAATACAAACCTCTTTACCTTAAAGATTACCACAGAAAGAATTTGTTAGGTGAGGCCCAggagtttgaagatggagAAAAGCCGTATGTCATTGAACAACGTGATGAGAGAGATAAGTTGTTGAAtgagatcaagaaagaggTTGAATTTTCAGGTAGACAGGAGAACGAAgacagtgatgaagatgaagacgatgactttttgaaacgCAAAGAAAACGAAAGAACTGTTGAGGCTGCAGATGACCTGCCAGATCCTTCCGAGAATCAGGAGGAGTTTTTGGACAAATTCATCAGTAACCAAGCTTGGATTCccaaagaagctgataaagaaattgatatggaagaagatgatgaggagTTTGATGAAGCGGTAGAGCAATTCGAACAAGCGTACAACTTTAGATATGAGGATCCTCACGCCGCTGAAATTGTCACTTATGCTAGAGATCAAGCCACTCTCAGAAGAGGACAAACAAATAGTAGAAAGAAACAGAGAGAAATTAAGAAGCAACAGAAACTCGAAGAGAAACAgaacaaagaaaaggccTTGCAACAgaaaaagctcaaaaaaatcaatttAGTCACTGACAgattgatgaagatcaagaggGAAGTCGGGGAAGGTGTAAGTGAAGATCTTATCAAGAAGGTATTTGGTGAAGATTTAATGAATGATGATTTCAATGATGCCGACTGGGACCAAAAAATGTCTCAGATATTTGATCATGCGTATTACCAGGCTGAAGTCACGAAGCCTACGTgggatgatgatgatgagatAATGGGTGAAAGCTACAACAATGACGAAGAGCACAGTGATGAAGGAAGTgattctgaagaagaagaggataaTATAAATGCTGATGAATTAGAGTCTGTGAagttaaaagaaaaaggcTTCTCTTCTGACAAAGCTAAAACGAATATAAAATCAAAGAACGAGAAACAGAGTATCAAAGAAACAGCAGAAAAAATCGTTACACAGAACAGTTCCAAATTATTAGATGAGcttgatgaagaaagaggCAGAACAGCAACATCTTCTGACACCATCAAGTTCACTTATAGAGAAGTCTCTCCGGAATCATTTGGTCTTTCAAACAGAGACATTCTTATTGCTGATGATTCCCAATTGAATCAATTTATTGGTATCAAAAAACTGGCCCCTTACAGAGAGAAAGACCAAAGGGACAGGGACAAAAGAAAGTATGGAAGACAGAAGCGTCTAGGTGAATGGAGAGAGAAAgtgttcaaagattttgtaGTCAAGGAAGATGGTGACGGTTTGAGAttcagaaagaagagaaaacaTAAATAG
- a CDS encoding Plasma membrane Mg(2+) transporter, expression and turnover are regulated by Mg(2+) concentration: protein MSPINDSSSSRHSLSPVIRHTSSHDSITNSSVMSDNEELHDHRHQSSSLPIRKEGTSPSFKLNDREMPPGGELRLPPPATRTSQNPSQFVESTDLRDRMLYSEDSDNEDIASPYLASFNNSSSKKHKQPGFIRRTRSKSISEQFKSLINTNVQQSTNPGGGILLNRETRPSISGANMNPLAKQPSRTSIKSTGKTSLQQEKKERQNSSSDSDVDSYASRSSKETEEDVCFPMVPENVRVRGIDFMELENFIEEERLEKKSLMKREEALKDFDSNIARGFSSGNSKPSSAALRYIPKNITHTTNADNYVPFPQSYDPGDVYLEEKSNDSSNKKESSTEDDGDNGVTFQNQKRNAEAASILPDRYSFYSSDNNETIHAPDISSLVNEGQKIEELFHGAEATWWLDCICPTDNEMKVLAKAFGIHPLTAEDIRMQERREKVELFKTYYFVCFHSFETDPESEDFLEPINVYIVVFREGILSFHFTPINHPANVRRRVRQLRDYVNVSADWLCYAMIDDITDGFAPVIQATEYEADAIEESVFVARDQEFGIMLQRIGESRRKVMTLMRLLSGKADVIKMFAKRCQDEANSTWASNASIQQTTTPRADIALYLSDISDHIITMFQSLLSYEKIFSRSHSNYLAQLQVESFYSNHKVTEMLSKVTLLGTIFFPMNMITGLFGMNVTVPGQDTGSLNWWFGILGCLLAVVFTFGFLGSYWMNRSLASNTTLTPASGKRSIRSFRYTGGNSTSDRARSILSLPRTFSKYD from the coding sequence ATGTCCCCCATCAATGATAGTAGCAGTTCCCGTCATTCACTGTCCCCAGTGATTCGCCACACCTCATCGCATGACAGTATTACCAATAGCTCTGTCATGTCCGATAACGAGGAGTTACATGATCACAGGCACCAGAGCTCGTCTTTACCCATCCGAAAAGAAGGCACCTCTCCATCTTTCAAGCTGAACGATCGGGAGATGCCACCTGGTGGTGAGTTAAGATTACCCCCACCAGCGACAAGAACCTCTCAAAACCCCTCACAGTTTGTAGAATCCACAGATCTACGTGATAGAATGCTTTACAGTGAAGATTCTGATAACGAGGATATTGCCAGTCCCTATCTGGCTTCTTTTAACAATAGTTCTAGCAAGAAGCATAAACAGCCTGGTTTTATCAGGAGGACTCGCTCAAAGTCCATTTCTGAGCAGTTCAAGTCTTTGATTAATACAAATGTTCAGCAATCTACCAATCCTGGAGGGGGAATCCTACTGAATAGAGAGACTCGGCCCTCAATCTCAGGCGCCAATATGAATCCCTTGGCAAAACAGCCGTCAAGAACTTCTATCAAATCTACAGGTAAGACCTCTCTTCAacaggaaaagaaagaaaggcAAAATTCCAGTAGTGATAGCGATGTTGATTCTTATGCGTCCAGGTCATCCAAGGAAACAGAGGAAGATGTCTGTTTTCCAATGGTTCCAGAAAATGTAAGGGTTAGGGGGATTGACTTTATggaattggaaaattttatcgaagaagagagattggagaaaaaatcattaaTGAAGCGAGaggaagctttgaaagacttCGATTCTAATATTGCAAGAGGTTTCAGCTCTGGCAACAGCAAGCCAAGCTCTGCGGCCTTAAGATATATACCAAAGAACATCACTCACACCACAAATGCGGACAATTATGTGCCCTTTCCTCAATCCTACGACCCCGGTGATGTCTaccttgaagaaaaatctaATGATTCATCTaataaaaaagaaagttctaCAGAAGATGATGGAGATAATGGTGTGACTTTTCAGAACCAGAAAAGGAACGCCGAGGCAGCTTCTATATTGCCTGATAGGTATAGTTTTTATTCATCTGACAATAATGAAACTATTCATGCTCCAGATATATCTTCATTGGTCAATGAAGGTCAGAAGATTGAAGAGCTTTTTCACGGTGCTGAAGCCACTTGGTGGCTCGATTGCATTTGTCCAACAGACAACGAGATGAAAGTTTTAGCCAAAGCCTTTGGAATCCACCCCTTGACTGCCGAAGATATTCGTATGCAAGAACGACGTGAGAaagttgaacttttcaaaacttaCTACTTTGTGTGTTTTcactcttttgaaacagaCCCCGAAAGTGAGGATTTTTTGGAGCCAATCAATGTTTATATTGTTGTTTTCCGTGAAGGAATATTATCATTCCATTTTACTCCTATTAATCACCCTGCAAATGTCAGGAGACGTGTAAGGCAACTAAGAGACTATGTCAATGTGTCTGCTGATTGGTTATGTTACGCAATGATTGATGATATTACTGATGGATTTGCTCCAGTAATTCAAGCTACAGAGTATGAAGCGGATGCAATTGAAGAGTCCGTGTTTGTTGCAAGAGATCAGGAGTTTGGTATCATGTTACAGCGAATCGGTgaatcaagaaggaaagtGATGACATTGATGCGACTGCTTTCAGGTAAAGCAGATGTGATCAAAATGTTTGCAAAAAGATGCCAAGACGAGGCAAATAGCACTTGGGCCTCCAACGCTTCAATACAACAGACTACTACTCCAAGAGCAGATATAGCATTATATTTGAGTGATATTTCGGACCATATTATTACCATGTTTCAAAGTTTACTGAGCTATGAAAAGATATTTAGTCGAAGTCACTCCAACTACCTTGCCCAACTTCAAGTCGAATCTTTCTACTCCAATCACAAAGTTACTGAAATGCTTTCTAAAGTTACGTTACTAGGAACAATATTTTTTCCTATGAACATGATAACAGGTTTATTTGGAATGAATGTTACCGTTCCTGGGCAAGATACAGGATCTTTGAATTGGTGGTTCGGAATTCTAGGGTGTCTTTTGGCTGTAGTTTTCACATTTGGTTTCCTAGGAAGCTACTGGATGAATCGTTCATTAGCGTCCAATACCACACTGACTCCTGCTAGTGGCAAAAGATCAATCAGGAGTTTTAGATACACTGGTGGCAACAGTACTTCCGACAGAGCAAGGTCTATATTAAGTCTCCCGAGAACCTTCAGCAAATACGATTAA
- a CDS encoding Myb-like DNA-binding protein: protein MSTNSSFTSNNMKLGLRRGPWSTEEDNKLMDLINLLGASNWVRISQNLGSRTPKQCRERYHQNLKPSLNRNPITPEEGACIEELVMKYGKRWAEIARHLNGRSDNAIKNWWNGGANKRRRASLQHSSQGSATNTTPVTESNNNDGLPLQSIPPQHPIAFNTSMFSQANQQNAPGAHQQQPPPSQEIHPSSYPPLQENHSLSHPPPPSLQQPQSLSVAGLTGVNQLLPQPAMGSGSGTTLPPVSHGVSSPSQSLLFPSQQPLQLFPHKRSTSVDMRFDSNLTETPTHLSSLKKKLYDDPHSLRRHSLNNTYLFNNQVPNINASHHAQYPPSFNNYHVNAISLTDPVYHTSRSNSINPLSDSSSNHSVVLTSNNNSRRSSYINADSIRGKASPSLVPHRLSISSICSSRNQNNSSPRLSASISREENLKPEETSDRERSNSKEKENQIETTAGENESFTEKGDVKGLPSSLSVSQKKDKQESKIDKMMISNLLA from the coding sequence ATGAGCACCAACTCCTCCTTTACGAGCAACAACATGAAGCTGGGTCTTCGTCGAGGTCCATGGTCAACGGAGGAAGACAATAAACTGATGGATCTCATCAATCTGTTAGGAGCATCTAATTGGGTTAGGATATCACAGAACCTTGGTTCACGGACTCCTAAACAATGCAGGGAACGGTACCATCAAAACCTCAAGCCTTCGTTGAACCGTAATCCAATAACACCGGAAGAAGGTGCATGCATCGAAGAGTTGGTGATGAAATACGGTAAAAGATGGGCTGAAATAGCCCGCCATTTGAATGGTCGAAGCGACAATGCTATCAAGAACTGGTGGAACGGCGGCGCCAATAAACGCAGAAGAGCCTCATTGCAACATAGTAGTCAGGGATCTGCCACTAATACAACCCCCGTTACAGAATCTAACAACAATGATGGGTTGCCTCTGCAATCTATACCTCCTCAGCATCCGATAGCTTTCAATACTTCAATGTTCAGTCAAGCAAACCAACAAAATGCCCCCGGTGCccatcaacaacaaccacCGCCATCGCAAGAGATCCATCCATCATCATATCCACCGCTCCAGGAAAATCATTCCTTATCTCACCCACCCCCTCCAAGCTTGCAACAACCTCAATCACTTTCAGTAGCAGGTCTCACTGGAGTGAATCAATTATTACCACAGCCGGCCATGGGGTCTGGGAGCGGAACAACACTACCACCGGTCTCACATGGCGTGTCGTCTCCTTCCCAATCATTGCTATTTCCTTCGCAACAGCCACTCCAACTTTTTCCCCATAAAAGATCTACCAGTGTAGACATGCGTTTTGATAGCAACTTGACAGAAACTCCTACTCATCTTTCctcgttgaaaaagaagctCTATGATGATCCACACTCATTACGACGTCATTCGCTGAATAACACCTATTTATTCAACAATCAAGTCCCAAATATCAACGCGTCTCATCATGCACAGTATCCTCCAAGTTTTAACAATTATCACGTCAATGCTATTTCATTGACCGATCCTGTTTATCACACTTCCAGAAGTAACTCGATTAACCCATTATCGGATTCCTCGTCGAATCATTCTGTGGTGCTAACTTCGAACAACAACTCTCGAAGGTCCAGCTATATCAATGCTGATTCCATTCGGGGTAAAGCATCTCCATCTTTGGTACCTCACAGGTTAAGCATTTCATCAATATGCTCTTCAAGGAATCAAAATAATAGCTCTCCTAGGCTTTCTGCTTCAATCTCTAGAGAAGAAAATTTAAAGCCGGAGGAGACTTCCGACCGGGAACGTAGCAATAGtaaagagaaggagaatcAGATTGAAACCACCGCAGGCGAGAATGAGAGCTTTACTGAAAAGGGTGATGTTAAAGGCTTGCCTTCATCGTTATCTGTCTCGCAAAAGAAGGACAAACAAGAGAGCAAGATAGATAAGATGATGATATCCAATCTACTAGCTTAA
- a CDS encoding putative mitochondrial seryl-tRNA synthetase: protein MRFIRYISVSTNSNVLRKPSFDFKSIVQLQDEYLNSCSRRIVNEQTLRNASSILDRYNDFVKLDVQLRNLKNERSKLNSQVKNLGPNQYLLEELGLLKVRIKNLSSHYNETQESLYQMAESLPNLIHPSVSDKEEIVSTINCSLNDIEELSTRKPDPTFDHKSILEDLNLANFQTASRVSGTSFYYLLNDGALLEQALIQYALKFARQNGYEMVIPPSVVKNEVTYACGFKPRDQNNEQQVYELANSNQCLNGTAEIPLAALWIDAEFSAQDLPKRQCAIARSFRAEAGAHGKDTKGLYRVHEFSKVELFQWTENDVNTSSKVLKDILNLQIGFFTSLGLKCKVMNMPSNDLGSPAYQKFDIECFMPGRGKFGELSSTSNCLDYQARRLNIKYRNSTTNKLQFVHTLNGTMCAVPRTIVAIIENFYDPLSKTIEIPAPLRSFMDDKERISV, encoded by the coding sequence ATGAGGTTCATCCGTTATATCTCTGTCTCCACAAACTCAAACGTCCTAAGGAAGCCTTCATTTGACTTCAAATCCATTGTACAGCTTCAAGATGAATATCTAAATTCATGTTCTAGAAGGATTGTCAACGAACAAACTTTACGGAACGCATCAAGTATACTTGATCGATATAACGATTTTGTAAAATTAGATGTGCAGCTACGGAATCTCAAGAATGAAAGATCCAAATTAAACTCTCAAGTGAAGAATCTAGGACCCAATCAATATCTTTTAGAAGAACTGGGCTTGTTAAAAGTCAGGATCAAGAATCTATCTTCCCACTACAATGAAACCCAGGAATCTCTTTATCAGATGGCAGAATCGTTGCCTAACTTGATTCATCCCTCTGTTTCGGACAAAGAGGAGATTGTGTCAACAATTAATTGCTCATTGAATGATATCGAAGAATTGTCAACTAGAAAGCCAGACCCCACATTTGACCATAAATCTATCTTAGAAGATCTCAATTTAGCCAATTTCCAGACTGCTAGCAGGGTAAGCGGAACGTCTTTTTACTACCTGCTTAATGATGGGGCTTTGTTGGAGCAAGCTCTTATTCAGTATGCTCTTAAATTTGCAAGACAAAATGGGTATGAAATGGTCATTCCTCCCTCAGTCGTTAAAAATGAAGTCACCTATGCCTGTGGTTTTAAGCCAAGAGACCAAAACAATGAGCAACAAGTGTATGAATTGGCCAACTCTAACCAATGCCTGAATGGCACAGCTGAAATACCACTGGCTGCTTTATGGATAGATGCCGAATTCTCTGCCCAAgatcttccaaagagacAGTGTGCTATCGCCCGCAGTTTCCGAGCAGAGGCTGGAGCCCATGGTAAAGATACCAAAGGCCTTTATAGGGTTCAtgagttttccaaagttgagcTTTTTCAGTGGACAGAAAATGATGTCAATACTTCAAGTAAGGTTTTGAAAGACATATtgaatcttcaaattggaTTTTTCACCAGCCTTGGTCTCAAATGCAAGGTCATGAATATGCCATCAAATGACTTAGGGTCCCCTGCATACCAAAagtttgatattgaatGTTTTATGCCCGGACGTGGTAAGTTTGGAGAGCTCTCATCCACCTCAAACTGTTTGGACTACCAAGCAAGAAGGCTCAACATCAAATATAGGAATTCTACAACTAACAAGCTGCAATTTGTTCACACATTGAATGGCACCATGTGTGCTGTACCCAGAACGATTGTGGCCATAATAGAAAACTTTTATGATCCTCTCTCCAAGACAATAGAGATTCCTGCTCCACTTAGGAGTTTTATGGATGATAAGGAAAGAATATCTGTCTAA
- a CDS encoding Phosphorylated vacuolar membrane protein that interacts with Atg13p, whose product MGVCCSCFKRYEHDQSYPPLLAENEREAISSLLQYLENRSEVDFFTDGPLRALSTLVYSENIDLQRSAALAFAEVTEKDVRPVTRDVLEPILILLQSSDAEVQRAACAALGNLAVNDSNKVLIVNMGGLEPLIRQMMSPNIEVQCNAVGCITNLATQDQNKSKIATSGALIPLTKLAKSKDLRVQRNATGALLNMTHSLENRQELVNAGSVPILVQLLSSTDPDVQYYCTTALSNIAVDEGNRKKLASTEPKLISQLVQLMDSTSPRVQCQATLALRNLASDANYQLEIVRAGGLPNLVTLLNSTHQPLVLAAVACIRNISIHPLNEALIIDAGFLKPLVSLLDYNDNVEIQCHAVSTLRNLAASSERNRLALLESGAVEKCEKLVLNSPISVQSEISACFAILALADDLKMKLLDSNIIEVLLPLTSSENGEVCGNAAAALANLCSRIPDYTIILKNYEQISKFIAKFLNSQNPTFEHIALWTTLQLLESEDETIKAKLKKQINSGEISLNNLTTSTLNNHSDTSNIINNDGEEGEFNDGDDIINLTQQILEMIK is encoded by the coding sequence ATGGGAGTCTGCTGTAGTTGTTTCAAGAGGTATGAACATGACCAGTCATACCCACCTTTGTTGGCAGAAAATGAACGGGAAGCCATTTCATCGTTGCTTCAGTATTTGGAAAACCGGTCTGAAGTAGATTTTTTTACCGATGGACCGCTCAGAGCGTTGTCAACGTTAGTTTATTCGGAAAATATTGATCTACAAAGGAGCGCTGCTCTAGCTTTTGCAGAAGTTACTGAGAAAGATGTCAGACCTGTAACAAGGGACGTCTTGGAGCCAATTTTGATCCTCTTGCAAAGCTCTGATGCGGAGGTTCAAAGAGCAGCGTGTGCTGCGCTAGGCAACCTTGCCGTCAATGATTCTAATAAGGTATTGATCGTAAACATGGGTGGTTTAGAGCCCTTGATTAGACAAATGATGTCTCCAAACATCGAGGTTCAATGCAATGCAGTTGGTTGTATCACCAATCTGGCAactcaagatcaaaataAATCAAAGATTGCTACCAGTGGTGCTCTCATACCATTGACTAAGCTGGCAAAGTCCAAGGACTTAAGAGTCCAAAGAAATGCAACGGGTGCTTTGCTGAACATGACTCATTCTCTCGAGAACAGACAAGAACTCGTTAACGCGGGTAGTGTTCCAATATTAGTTCAGTTGCTATCGTCAACGGATCCCGATGTCCAATACTATTGTACCACTGCATTATCCAACATAGCTGTTGATGAGGGTAACAGGAAAAAACTGGCAAGTACGGAGCCAAAACTTATTTCTCAGTTAGTTCAATTGATGGACTCCACGTCACCAAGAGTTCAATGCCAAGCTACTCTGGCCTTGCGAAATCTTGCATCGGACGCCAATTACCAACTGGAGATAGTACGAGCAGGAGGTCTACCAAACTTGGTGACATTGTTGAATTCCACTCATCAACCGCTAGTTCTCGCTGCCGTGGCATGTATCAGAAATATTTCCATTCATCCGCTAAACGAAGCCTTGATTATCGATGCTGGATTCCTCAAGCCATTAGTCTCCCTTCTGGACTACAATGACAATGTTGAGATTCAATGCCACGCGGTGTCCACCCTGAGAAATTTGGCCGCTTCATCAGAAAGGAATAGATTAGCATTATTAGAATCTGGTGCTGTGGAAAAGTGCGAGAAGTTGGTGTTGAACTCTCCAATATCTGTGCAAAGTGAAATTAGCGCATGCTTTGCCATTCTGGCACTAGcagatgatttgaagatgaagcTCCTTGATTCTAACATCATCGAAGTGTTACTGCCTTTGACGTCTTCCGAAAATGGAGAAGTCTGTGGTAATGCTGCAGCTGCGTTGGCAAACTTGTGCTCTAGAATTCCTGACTATACCAtaatattgaaaaattatgAACAAATCTCAAAATTTATTGCCAAATTCTTGAACTCACAAAACCCCACTTTTGAGCATATTGCCTTATGGACGACATTGCAACTCCTTGAGAGCGAGGACGAGACTATCAAAGCTAAACTCAAGAAGCAGATCAACAGTGGGGAGATTAGCCTCAATAATTTAACCACGTCTACATTGAACAACCATAGTGACACGAGTAACATAATTAATAACGATGGAGAGGAAGGTGAGTTCAATGATGGTGATGACATTATCAACCTGACCCAACAAATCTTGGAGATGATCAAATGA
- a CDS encoding Component of the SPS plasma membrane amino acid sensor system (Ssy1p-Ptr3p-Ssy5p), protein MEFKQSDFEHLVELPSEIDNGEVLYSPVGDASMLSCGCVISENLFTSLKGLCAVCYAKDIHLVGPVYQLRELYHLLMSQNAFSTEYVKSGQINLSKQDNLDTKHNKGIPILDAFHQILVGASKETQAFQEKSNQGTVFPKNDPQDIAKLDSDLLHISKSAQLGVSTSTTHSNPELELNFARNFPFFKRQYHFITQKTKMLLKTSKIFINNAISPALNQFVLLNETKFQVYSIDPIDYSSSPKMKCCGKSTGEFGPSFDSLNKPVVRDKELISKLNKWEYLACRITKNMLIISGTRGILEIYDTNDNGKCIYTYQSKFPIRCIDVSNDESLIAIGITGKDKFTQSEQTLITFLRLDFLENEIKVDVITVTLPYKDPLNLLQFSPDSQYLGCATALEFRFMVISVIDPHEPKLVMKSLRSLDSSLESEGITDMQFFPDNRTLTLTSVAFNGSPVVIDSKLNSIVGLQAIAQPTMLLKVDEVGSAIHKACISPRGDAVAYLDRSGSCYLLLSPIMDGNEHKRVVIVAEVANAVRFKEAASMRFDSDGYKLYILDRKGSLYIEDFTASSDLTRCKLIS, encoded by the coding sequence ATGGAATTCAAGCAATCAGATTTTGAACATTTAGTGGAATTACCCTCGGAAATTGATAATGGCGAAGTATTGTACAGCCCAGTTGGAGATGCTTCTATGCTGAGCTGTGGTTGCGTGATAAGTGAAAACTTATTCACCTCATTGAAAGGCCTATGTGCTGTTTGCTATGCAAAAGACATACATTTGGTAGGACCCGTTTATCAGCTTCGTGAATTGTATCATCTTTTAATGAGCCAGAATGCTTTCTCAACTGAGTACGTAAAATCGGGTCAGATCAATCTCTCTAAACAAGATAATCTGGATACAAAGCATAATAAAGGGATCCCTATTTTGGATGCATTCCACCAGATTTTAGTTGGTGCAAGTAAGGAAACCCAGgccttccaagaaaaatCCAATCAGGGAACGGTCTTTCCGAAGAACGACCCTCAAGATATAGCCAAATTGGACTCTGACTTACTGCACATTTCTAAATCAGCTCAGCTAGGTGTGTCCACATCAACTACCCATTCTAATCCAGAGTTGGAACTCAATTTTGCTAGGAATTtcccatttttcaaaagacaaTACCACTTCATAACTCAAAAAACCAAGATGCTACTAAAAACTTCCAAAATATTCATTAATAACGCTATCTCACCAGCATTAAATCAgtttgttcttttgaatgaaaccAAGTTTCAAGTGTACTCCATTGACCCCATAGATTATAGTTCTTCTCCTAAGATGAAATGTTGTGGAAAATCAACAGGTGAGTTTGGACCTTCATTCGATTCCTTAAATAAACCTGTTGTGCGAGATAAAGAATTAATTTCAAAGCTCAACAAATGGGAGTACTTAGCCTGTCGTATAACTAAGAACATGTTGATAATATCAGGAACGAGAGGAATTTTAGAAATATACGATACCAACGACAATGGCAAATGCATTTATACGTACCAGTCCAAGTTTCCTATACGATGTATTGATGTTAGCAATGATGAATCACTAATTGCTATTGGTATTACAGGAAAAGATAAATTTACCCAGTCTGAGCAAACGTTGATTACGTTTCTTAGGCtagattttttggaaaatgaGATTAAGGTTGATGTAATCACTGTGACTCTACCCTACAAAGATCCATTGAACTTACTACAATTTTCTCCTGATTCACAGTACTTGGGTTGTGCTACAGCTCTTGAATTTAGGTTCATGGTAATATCAGTCATTGACCCTCATGAACCAAAACTAGTAATGAAATCCCTGCGTTCGTTGGACTCCTCCTTGGAGAGTGAGGGAATCACCGACATGCAATTTTTCCCCGACAACAGAACACTCACCCTAACTTCAGTTGCCTTTAATGGTTCACCGGTAGTCATTGACTCTAAACTCAACTCTATCGTAGGTCTACAGGCAATTGCTCAACCCACAATGCTACtgaaagttgatgaagttggTTCAGCCATTCACAAGGCTTGTATTTCTCCAAGAGGGGACGCAGTTGCCTATCTTGACCGTAGTGGAAGTTGCtaccttcttctttcacCAATTATGGACGGAAATGAACATAAGCGTGTGGTGATAGTTGCAGAAGTGGCTAATGCTGTTCGGTTCAAAGAGGCTGCGAGCATGCGATTTGACAGTGATGGGTATAAATTATACATCCTGGATAGAAAAGGGTCACTCTATATAGAGGACTTTACAGCATCATCAGACTTAACTCGATGCAAACTTATCTCATAG